In Scophthalmus maximus strain ysfricsl-2021 chromosome 5, ASM2237912v1, whole genome shotgun sequence, a single window of DNA contains:
- the LOC118310554 gene encoding 5-beta-cholestane-3-alpha,7-alpha-diol 12-alpha-hydroxylase — protein MGLLLPILLGFLASLIGGLYLLGVFRQRQPGEPPLDKGLIPWLGHVLEFRRNTLKFLDRMKQKHGDVFTVQLGGFYITFLQDPLSFGAFIKESREKLDFGKFAKHLVHRVFGYVAEESEHHTLQMSSNKHLKGDGLKVMTQAMMGNLQNLMLHSTGSDEDQSTWIETGLFMYSYNILFRAGYLSLYGNAPPKFEGSEDKAKKKDRDESEALFKEFRKYDQLFPNLAYGVLSPRERSEAQRLMELFWNSLSVQKMKIKDNISGWVWDMQQVREEKGMDESMINKYMFVLLWASQGNTGPAAFWLLLFLMKNPEAMRAVKEEVDRVLKESGQKVQRGGPLVDLTHEMLLKTPILDSALEETLRLTAAPLLTRAVLQDLTLKMADGREYIIRKGDRMAMFPYSAVHIDPEIHPDPHSFKYDRFLNPDMSKKTDFYKEGKKVKYYNMPWGAGVSMCPGRFFATNEMKQFVFLKLAYFEIELKNPDEKIPEIDFRRWGFGSMQPDRDIDFRYRFRF, from the coding sequence ATGGGACTGCTGCTGCCTATCCTTCTTGGTTTTCTTGCCTCTCTGATTGGAGGTCTGTACCTTCTTGGGGTGTTTCGGCAGCGCCAACCAGGAGAACCCCCTTTGGATAAGGGGCTCATCCCTTGGCTGGGTCATGTCTTGGAGTTTCGCAGGAACACACTGAAATTCCTAGACAGGATGAAGCAAAAGCACGGAGATGTGTTCACCGTACAGCTGGGAGGTTTTTATATCACTTTCCTTCAGGATCCTCTGTCGTTTGGAGCATTTATTAAGGAGAGTCGAGAAAAACTAGACTTCGGCAAGTTTGCTAAACATCTGGTGCACAGAGTGTTTGGTTATGTGGCAGAAGAAAGTGAACATCATACCCTCCAGATGTCTAGCAACAAGCATCTCAAGGGGGATGGCCTGAAGGTAATGACTCAAGCTATGATGGGAAATTTGCAGAATCTGATGTTGCACAGTACTGGCTCAGATGAAGACCAAAGCACCTGGATAGAAACTGGACTGTTTATGTACAGCTACAATATTCTTTTTAGGGCTGGCTACTTATCTCTGTATGGCAATGCACCACCCAAGTTCGAGGGAAGTGAGGACAAAgccaaaaagaaagacagagatgaatCGGAAGCCTTATTTAAAGAGTTTCGTAAATATGACCAACTCTTCCCTAACCTGGCTTATGGGGTCCTCTCTCCAAGGGAAAGGTCGGAAGCACAGAGGCTAATGGAATTATTCTGGAACTCTCTGTCGGTGCAGAAGATGAAGATCAAGGACAACATCAGTGGCTGGGTGTGGGACATGCAGCAggtcagagaggaaaagggtATGGACGAGTCAATGATAAACAAGTACATGTTTGTGCTTCTTTGGGCGTCTCAGGGCAACACAGGGCCCGCTGCATTCTGgctactcctcttcctcatgaAAAACCCAGAGGCTATGAGAGCAGTAAAGGAAGAGGTAGATAGGGTTCTGAAGGAATCAGGGCAGAAAGTCCAACGTGGTGGCCCTTTAGTCGACCTGACCCATGAAATGCTGTTGAAAACACCTATCCTGGACAGTGCTCTGGAAGAAACCCTCCGACTCACTGCTGCGCCCCTCCTCACCAGAGCCGTGCTCCAGGATTTGACCCTCAAGATGGCGGATGGGCGTGAATATATCATTCGCAAAGGTGACAGAATGGCAATGTTCCCTTACAGTGCCGTTCACATTGATCCAGAGATCCACCCTGACCCACATTCATTCAAATATGACCGCTTTCTGAATCCAGACATGAGCAAGAAAACTGATTTTTacaaggaagggaagaaggtgAAGTATTACAACATGCCCTGGGGAGCTGGGGTCTCCATGTGTCCTGGACGTTTCTTTGCCACCAATGAGatgaaacagtttgttttcctcaaGTTGGCCTACTTTGAGATTGAGCTGAAGAATCCTGATGAGAAGATACCTGAAATTGATTTCAGACGATGGGGCTTTGGATCCATGCAGCCTGACAGAGACATTGACTTTCGATACAGATTCAGATTTTAA